Genomic window (Campylobacter sp. RM16704):
AATTCTATTTTAGTGGCATTTCTAAGTTCACTTATAAGTTCCTTAGCTAAATTTAAAGCTATAAGTGATGAATTCTCCTCTAATTCTTTTGCAATAACTTCTTTTGCAATAACTACAGCAGTATCCGCCAATTCTTTTTCATTCTTAGATAAAAATTCATTCAAAGTTTGCACCGTATTTTCAAGCTTTTCGACACTTTTAAGATACTTATCTCTTAAAGTTTCTAGTTCATTTTCAAATTTTTTTTGTGCCTGTTCATAGCCTTCTTTGGTATATTTTTCCTTTGCATGTTCTAATTCCGAATTTAGTCGATTATTAAATTCAGCCTCTTGACTTTCTATTTGCATTTGAAGTTTAATGATATTTCCAGACATTTCATCAGTTTTCTTTAGCAAATCTTCTACAAAGTCGGGTTGAATTTGAGGTTGAGTAGACTGGGTTTGATTTTCTACTACAATCAAATCCTCTGTAATTGTATTATCTTGCGTAGGAAGAGGTTTGGTTGCTTGTTGAATTTCCTCTATATTTGACTCTCCGCTTGGAGTCATTTCACTCATTACTTTAAAATGATATCCTTCTATAACATGACTTGCTATATTATTTGTTGAAACTACATTAGTTAATTTTGCCATTATCTTACTCTATCATTTCATCTGCCTCACCCACTTGGATAAGACCTTGTTCAGCAAGTTTTTGCACTACTTCCACGACTTTTCTTTGTGCTTCTTCAACATCTTTTACACGCACTGCACCTAAAAATCCCATTTCTTCGACAAAAGCTTCAGCTGCACGTGTAGACATATTAGACATAAATTTTTGCTTCAAATCTTCACTTGCACCTTTTAAACCTACCATTAAATCACGCTTATCAGCCGCTTTTAAAACTTCTCTA
Coding sequences:
- the fliH gene encoding flagellar assembly protein FliH; translated protein: MAKLTNVVSTNNIASHVIEGYHFKVMSEMTPSGESNIEEIQQATKPLPTQDNTITEDLIVVENQTQSTQPQIQPDFVEDLLKKTDEMSGNIIKLQMQIESQEAEFNNRLNSELEHAKEKYTKEGYEQAQKKFENELETLRDKYLKSVEKLENTVQTLNEFLSKNEKELADTAVVIAKEVIAKELEENSSLIALNLAKELISELRNATKIELKLSPNDYEFVKTRLQEQNNIKFSLDDAISKGSVLILSDAGNIESNLNNRLQKIKNMVNE